Proteins encoded within one genomic window of Humulus lupulus chromosome 1, drHumLupu1.1, whole genome shotgun sequence:
- the LOC133822073 gene encoding uncharacterized protein LOC133822073, which produces MSADVARAHGGDAGGDPPPDPTRIPTTCESGIPTKKKGCGAAIGKDLEERWRKNGKPLEVAFCPRMYKVVGGEHAAFVRLVGTQIKTKVLRHYDSWELVPKQYKDQVLGIIQYYYQIAGREDFLKCLDGIDREMKDRYRNRKTLRHEHFEKHYNGPEDWDKVLNNPTNDVNKEEWKQICQLFTSPQFIARSIKNKENRKKQKYSTTQGTKSLAAVRFEKTNPDLIESWKDYHWKKATNDFVNDDARQDYEKLKVDFELQTQQTSTDASNNDSPSTVDQVEVLQKVLGQRRGHVRGVGRKLKGSGSGSRSRSGSGSGSSSTQHSHFSESQVPPHHSREYIEKLENNLQKLTDQVNFLTQYFVHSFRPPNVQMPPVLDSDNISRASSSQPPAPTHPSMYGAAPSQHMVPPYMYRVRFHRPPSHRIPTCMELDRPHYLPNILGRCRHRSNHNHSHRKNHNKKTIGRRTRQLI; this is translated from the exons ATGTCAGCAGATGTGGCTAGAGCTCACGGTGGAGACGCTGGTGGTGATCCTCCACCggatcctactaggatcccgactACATGTGAGTcag gAATCCCAACTAAGAAAAAGGGTTGTGGCGCAGCTATTGGAAAAGATCTAGAGGAGAGGTGGCGTAAAAATGGAAAACCACTAGAAGTAGCGTTTTGCCCACGAATGTACAAGGTTGTTGGGGGCGAGCATGCTGCTTTTGTCCGCCTTGTGGGAACCCAAATTAAAACGAAAGTTCTCAGACATTACGATTCATGGGAATTAGTGCCTAAACAATACAAGGATCAGGTCCTTGGCATAATTCAG TACTATTATCAAATAGCGGGCCGCGAGGATTTCTTAAAGTGTTTAGATGGTATCGATCGAGAGATGAAAGACCGATACCGTAATAGGAAAACACTAAGACACGAACACTTTGAGAAACACTACAATGGACCAGAGGATTGGGATAAGGTTCTAAACAACCCAACCAATGATGTTAACAAGGAGGAGTGGAAGCAGATCtgtcagttatttacaagtcCACAATTTATTGCGCGCTCCATAAAGAATAAGGAAAATCGAAAGAAACAAAAGTATTCTACAACGCAGGGTACAAAATCGCTGGCAGCCGTCCGTTTTGAAAAA acGAACCCGGACCTCATTGAGTCATGGAAGGATTATCATTGGAAGAAAGCAACAAATGATTTCGTGAACGATGATGCtcgccaagattat GAAAAACTGAAGGTtgattttgagttacaaactcagcaaacatccactgatgcttctaataatgatagTCCGTCAACAGTTGATCAGGTGGAGGTGCTACAAAAAGTATTAGGCCAAAGGCGTGGACATGTGCGAGGAGTGGGCCGCAAATTGaaggggtcggggtcggggtcaAGGTCGAggtcggggtcggggtcggggtcatcatctacccaacattctcacttcagcgagtctcaagttcctcctcatcattcaagagaatatatagaaaaattggaGAATAATTTACAGAAATTGACTGATCAAGTTAATTTCTTAACTCAATATTTTGTACATTCATTTCGTCCACCAAACGTTCAGATGCCGCCTGTGCTTGATAGTGACAATATTTCTAGGGCTtcgtcttctcaacctccagctccaaCTCATCCTTCTATGTACGGGGCAGCACCGTCTCAACATATGGTACCTCCATATATGTACAGAGTTCGATTCCACCGTCCTCCCAGCCAtcgtatccctacatgtatggagctggatcgtccacattacctccccaatatccttGGCCGATGCCGCCACCGCAGCAATCATAACCACAGCCACCGCAAGAACCACAACAAGAAGACAATAGGGAGGAGGACGAGGCAGCTGATTTAG